A window of the Brassica napus cultivar Da-Ae chromosome C5, Da-Ae, whole genome shotgun sequence genome harbors these coding sequences:
- the LOC106411630 gene encoding 40S ribosomal protein S15a — MVRISVLNDALKSMFNAEKRGKRQVMIRPSSKVIIKFLIVMQKHGYIGEFEYVDDHRSGKIVVELNGRLNKCGVISPRFDVGVKEIEGWTARLLPSRQFGYIVLTTSAGIMDHEEARRKNVGGKVLGFFY; from the exons ATGGTGAGAATCAGTGTGCTCAACGATGCTCTCAAGAGCATGTTCAATGCCGAGAAGCGTGGCAAGAGGCAGGTCATGATCAGGCCTTCTTCCAAAGTCATCATCAAGTTCCTCATCGTCATGCAGAAGCACG GTTACATAGGTGAGTTTGAGTATGTTGATGACCACCGATCCGGCAAAATCGTTGTCGAATTGAACGGGAGGTTGAACAAGTGTGGCGTTATCAGCCCACGTTTTGATGTTGGTGTCAAGGAGATTGAAGGTTGGACTGCCCGTCTGCTTCCTTCCAGACAG TTTGGGTACATTGTGCTGACTACTTCCGCTGGCATTATGGACCATGAAGAAGCGAGGAGAAAGAATGTTGGAGGCAAGGTTCTTGGCTTCTTCTATTGA
- the LOC106411918 gene encoding histone H4, with translation MSGRGKGGKGLGKGGAKRHRKVLRDNIQGITKPAIRRLARRGGVKRISGLIYEETRGVLKIFLENVIRDAVTYTEHARRKTVTAMDVVYALKRQGRTLYGFGG, from the coding sequence ATGTCAGGAAGAGGGAAAGGGGGGAAAGGATTGGGAAAGGGAGGAGCCAAGAGGCACAGGAAGGTGCTTAGGGATAACATCCAAGGTATCACCAAGCCTGCCATTCGTCGTCTTGCTCGTCGAGGTGGCGTCAAGCGTATTAGCGGTTTGATCTACGAGGAGACCAGAGGAGTCCTCAAGATCTTCCTCGAGAATGTCATCCGCGACGCTGTCACCTACACCGAGCACGCGAGGAGGAAGACTGTTACTGCTATGGATGTGGTTTATGCTTTGAAGAGGCAAGGACGCACTCTCTACGGTTTCGGCGGTTAA
- the BNAC05G05340D gene encoding uncharacterized protein MT0910, whose protein sequence is MMSRRRIARIEKEMASNIIKPAYAYTVVYVRDVAKSVEFYSRAFGYNVRRLDESHRWGELESGQTTIAFTPLHQHETDDLTGKVQSSTRSDRERAPLEVCFCYHDVDAAFKRAVENGAVAVSEPEDKEWGQKVGYVRDIDGIVVRIGSHVK, encoded by the exons ATGATGAGTCGGAGGAGAATCGCAAGGATTGAAAAAGAAATGGCGTCGAATATCATAAAACCAGCGTATGCTTACACGGTTGTTTACGTTAGGGACGTCGCGAAATCCGTAGAATTCTACTCGAGAGCCTTTGGTTACAACGTTCGTCGTCTTGACGAGTCTCACAG GTGGGGGGAGCTAGAGAGCGGGCAAACAACGATAGCATTCACACCGCTTCACCAGCATGAGACCGATGACCTAACCGGTAAAGTTCAGTCGTCTACGCGTTCAGACCGTGAGAGAGCACCCCTCGAAGTCTGCTTCTGCTACCATGATGTTGACGCGGCCTTCAAG AGGGCTGTGGAGAATGGTGCGGTGGCAGTGAGCGAGCCGGAGGACAAGGAATGGGGCCAAAAGGTTGGATACGTTCGAGACATTGATGGCATCGTTGTACGCATCGGAAGCCACGTTAAGTGA
- the LOC106415878 gene encoding probable LRR receptor-like serine/threonine-protein kinase At1g07650 isoform X1, whose translation MISWLSKYFIIILFTLIFHGRLGFSDNNKLHEAEVRALEEIGKKLGKKDWDFNKDPCSGQGNWVVTTYTSKEFESNITCDCSFLPLNSSCHVIRIALKSQNLTGVVPPEFSKLRHLKVLDLSRNYLTGSIPKEWASMRLEDLSFMGNRLSGPFPKVLTRLTTLRNLSLEGNLFSGQIPPEIKRMIHLERLHLPSNAFTGPLPEELALLQNLTDMRISDNNFTGRIPDFIGNWTSIMKLQLHGSGLDGPIPSSISALTSLTDLRISDLGGKPSPFPPLNNLDSIKTLILRKCNLNGEIPKYIGKLKKLKTLDLSFNQLTGEIPSTFENMKKADFIYLTGNKLTGAIPSYFVNKNKNVDVSYNNFTDASTITGSKCSDVTSNWVESFSTGNKSRKESSCYLHHIPCRLPKRDHKYNLYINCGGGELKVDKGTTYEADQNSKGPSMFFSVNHWAYSSTGNFMDNDDDADDYIVQNTSRLSINASSLSFGLYRTARVSPSSLTYYGLCLGNGNYTVHLHFAEIIFTDDKTLYSLGERLFDIYLQDKLVIKNFNIQEAAGGSGKPVIKSFPVNVTDHNVKIGLRWAGKGTTGIPIRGVYGPMISAISVEPNFKPPVYHDKKEIILKAGIPVAAALLLLLIFGIFLKKRRDKNAIDKELRNLDLQTGSFTLRQIKAATDNFDATLKIGEGGFGSVYKGVLSEGKLIAVKQLSAKSRQGNREFVNEIGMISALQHPNLVKLYGCCVEGNQLILVYEYLENNCLSRALFGKDVNARLKLDWSTRKKICLGIAKGLTFLHEESRIKIVHRDIKASNVLLDKDLNAKISDFGLAKLNDDGNTHISTRIAGTVGYMAPEYAMRGYLTEKADVYSFGVVALEIVSGKSNTNFRPSEEFVYLLDWAYVLQEKGCLLELVDPTLASDYSEEEAMLMLNVALMCTNASPTLRPTMSQVVSLLEGKTAMQELLSDPSFSTVNPKLKALRNHFWQNELSRTLSFSTTSGPHTASVNSQLDAEEKTGLLD comes from the exons ATGATTTCTTGGCTTAGCAAATatttcatcatcatcctcttcaCACTGATTTTCCATGGGCGTCTTGGATTTTCAGACAACAATAAACTCCACGAGGCTGAAG TGAGAGCACTAGAGGAGATAGGGAAGAAGCTAGGGAAGAAAGACTGGGACTTCAACAAAGATCCATGTAGTGGTCAAGGCAACTGGGTGGTTACCACTTACACATCCAAAGAGTTTGAGAGTAATATCACTTGCGATTGCTCCTTTCTTCCTCTGAACTCATCTTGCCATGTCATCAGAAT AGCTCTGAAGTCGCAGAACTTAACAGGCGTTGTCCCTCCTGAGTTCTCCAAGCTTCGTCACCTCAAAGTTTT AGACCTTAGCCGTAACTATCTGACTGGTTCCATTCCAAAGGAATGGGCTTCTATGCGCCTAGAAGATTT ATCTTTCATGGGGAACAGATTGTCTGGTCCATTCCCCAAAGTCCTAACTCGCCTTACAACGCTCAGAAACTT GAGTCTCGAAGGAAATCTGTTTTCAGGACAAATCCCTCCTGAGATTAAAAGGATGATTCATTTGGAGAGACT TCATCTTCCTTCAAATGCTTTCACTGGCCCGTTGCCTGAAGAACTTGCACTGCTCCAGAACTTGACTGATAT GAGGATAAGTGACAATAACTTCACTGGCCGGATACCAGATTTTATCGGCAATTGGACAAGTATAATGAAACT GCAGTTGCATGGTTCAGGTTTGGATGGTCCGATACCTTCTAGTATTTCAGCCTTAACCAGCCTGACCGACCT GAGAATTAGCGATTTAGGAGGCAAACCGTCTCCTTTCCCTCCATTGAATAACTTGGACTCTATCAAGACACT GATACTGAGAAAATGCAATTTAAATGGTGAAATTCCAAAGTATATTGGGAAGCTGAAGAAGCTTAAAACACT TGACCTCAGCTTCAACCAGCTAACTGGTGAGATTCCTTCAACGTTTGAAAATATGAAGAAAGCCGATTTCAT TTATTTGACAGGAAACAAGCTGACAGGAGCTATTCCAAGCTACTTcgttaataaaaacaaaaacgt TGACGTTTCTTACAACAACTTCACCGATGCAAGTACAATTACCGGGAGTAAATGCAGCGATGTTACCTC TAATTGGGTGGAAAGCTTCTCCACGGGGAATAAATC ACGCAAGGAATCATCATGTTACCTTCATCACATCCCTTGTCGACTTCCTAAGAGAGATC ataaGTATAATTTGTACATAAACTGTGGAGGAGGAGAACTTAAAGTGGATAAAGGAACAACATATGAAGCTGACCAAAACTCCAAAGGTCCTTCTATGTTCTTCAGTGTCAATCACTGGGCGTATAGCAGCACTGGGAACTTCATGGacaatgatgatgatgctgatgATTACATTGTACAGAACACATCCAGATTATCAATTAATGCTTCCTCTCTCAGCTTTGGACTTTACCGGACAGCTAGAGTCTCTCCGTCATCGCTAACTTACTATGGACTCTGCCTTGGAAATGGTAACTACACTGTACACCTCCACTTCGCTGAGATCATCTTTACCGATGACAAGACTCTTTACAGCCTCGGCGAACGTTTGTTTGATATTTATCTTCAG GATAAGTTGGTCATTAAGAACTTCAACATTCAAGAAGCAGCTGGTGGATCCGGTAAGCCAGTCATAAAATCCTTTCCGGTAAATGTAACGGACCACAATGTGAAGATTGGCTTGCGGTGGGCTGGGAAAGGGACAACAGGCATTCCAATTAGAGGAGTTTATGGTCCTATGATATCAGCTATATCAGTGGAACCAA ATTTCAAACCTCCGGTGTATCATGACAAAAAAGAGATCATACTAAAAGCTGGGATACCTGTTGCAGCAGCACTTCTTTTATTGCTCATATTTGGTATATTCTTAAAGAAAAGACGTGACAAAAATGCTATTGACAAAG AGCTAAGGAATTTAGATCTTCAAACCGGAAGTTTCACTCTGCGACAGATAAAAGCAGCCACTGATAATTTCGATGCAACATTGAAGATTGGTGAAGGTGGATTTGGCTCTGTTTACAAG GGTGTATTGTCAGAAGGAAAACTGATTGCAGTCAAGCAATTGTCTGCAAAATCAAGGCAGGGAAACCGCGAGTTTGTAAATGAGATAGGAATGATCTCAGCTCTACAACATCCAAATCTCGTGAAGCTATACGGTTGTTGTGTTGAAGGAAACCAATTGATATTGGTGTATGAGTATTTGGAGAACAACTGTCTATCTCGTGCTCTCTTTG GAAAGGATGTGAATGCTAGGCTGAAACTAGACTGGTCAACGAGGAAGAAGATTTGTTTGGGGATAGCTAAAGGACTTACATTTCTCCACGAAGAGTCTAGGATAAAGATTGTACACAGAGATATAAAGGCGAGCAACGTGTTACTCGATAAGGACCTCAACGCCAAGATCTCCGACTTTGGTTTGGCGAAGCTGAACGATGATGGAAACACTCACATCAGCACTCGTATTGCAGGAACTGT AGGTTATATGGCTCCAGAATATGCCATGCGTGGTTACTTGACTGAGAAAGCAGATGTTTATAGCTTTGGCGTCGTTGCACTCGAGATCGTAAGTGGGAAGAGTAACACAAACTTTAGGCCAAGCGAGGAGTTCGTTTACCTTCTTGATTGG GCTTACGTTTTGCAAGAGAAGGGATGTTTACTAGAGCTGGTTGATCCGACGTTAGCCTCTGATtactcagaagaagaagccatgcTGATGTTGAACGTGGCTTTGATGTGCACCAACGCGTCGCCGACGCTGAGACCTACGATGTCTCAAGTGGTGAGTCTGTTAGAGGGAAAGACAGCGATGCAAGAGTTGCTGTCGGATCCTAGCTTCTCAACGGTTAACCCGAAGCTTAAAGCATTGAGGAACCATTTTTGGCAGAACGAGCTTAGCCGAACGCTTAGCTTCTCTACTACAAGCGGGCCTCATACTGCCTCCGTCAATTCACAACTTGATGCTGAGGAGAAGACTGGActtttggattaa
- the LOC106413557 gene encoding uncharacterized protein LOC106413557, translating to MYHRIPSLMEPILRRVSARWPVIVQATTWTVLLMVTVAVASFAPELAFVSTVSSSCGRGDGFVKIPMDFPGESVCVPSHMVKRSRFDLFMPPIFAAVMVTASACLIRSCFGTEDMDDV from the coding sequence ATGTATCACCGTATTCCGTCGCTAATGGAGCCGATTCTTAGGAGAGTCTCGGCGCGTTGGCCTGTCATCGTTCAGGCTACAACGTGGACAGTGCTCCTCATGGTCACTGTAGCCGTGGCTTCTTTCGCTCCCGAATTGGCGTTTGTGTCTACGGTGTCGTCTTCGTGCGGTCGAGGAGATGGGTTCGTGAAGATTCCCATGGATTTTCCGGGGGAGAGTGTGTGCGTGCCGTCTCACATGGTGAAGAGATCGCGTTTCGATTTGTTTATGCCTCCTATTTTCGCAGCGGTTATGGTGACGGCGTCGGCTTGTTTGATCCGATCGTGTTTTGGAACAGAGGATATGGATGATGtatga
- the LOC125587424 gene encoding calcium-transporting ATPase 4, endoplasmic reticulum-type-like, with protein sequence MPVISWKSICSLFSLVLKGPYYEILQGAVENVLERSTNIQLLDGSILELDQYLRDLILQNLHDMSMGALRCLGFAYSDVPSDFATYDGSEDHPAHQQLLNPSNYSSIESNLTFVGFVGLRVSCRHHYIYWFFFYRIQSSIESSLTSLPFQCLKDPLRKELRQAIADYRTAGIRVMVITEDNKSTAESICREIGVFEAGEDISSRSLTGKEFMDVKDQKNHLRQTGGLLFSRAEPKHK encoded by the coding sequence ATGCCTGTTATTAGTTGGAAAAGCATTTGTTCTCTGTTTTCTTTAGTACTTAAGGGACCATATTATGAAATTTTGCAGGGTGCCGTGGAAAATGTATTGGAAAGGAGTACAAATATTCAGCTACTTGATGGTTCCATTCTAGAACTTGACCAATACTTAAGGGATCTTATTTTACAAAACCTGCATGATATGTCCATGGGTGCATTAAGATGTCTCGGATTTGCGTACTCGGATGTTCCATCAGATTTTGCTACTTATGATGGCAGCGAAGACCATCCAGCTCACCAGCAACTTCTCAACCCATCCAATTATTCTTCTATTGAGTCCAATCTAACATTTGTTGGATTTGTTGGTTTAAGAGTGAGTTGCCGTCACCATTATATATATTGGTTCTTCTTCTATCGAATCCAGTCTTCTATCGAATCCAGTCTAACTTCTCTACCTTTTCAATGTTTGAAGGATCCTCTGAGGAAGGAGCTGCGTCAAGCCATTGCAGACTACAGAACAGCAGGTATCCGAGTCATGGTCATTACCGAAGACAACAAGAGCACCGCGGAATCAATCTGCCGTGAAATTGGAGTATTTGAAGCAGGCGAAGATATCTCTTCAAGAAGCTTGACTGGAAAAGAATTTATGGATGTTAAAGATCAGAAAAATCATCTGAGACAAACTGGAGGGCTCTTGTTCTCGAGAGCTGAACCAAAGCACAAATAA
- the LOC106415878 gene encoding probable LRR receptor-like serine/threonine-protein kinase At1g07650 isoform X2 encodes MGNRLSGPFPKVLTRLTTLRNLSLEGNLFSGQIPPEIKRMIHLERLHLPSNAFTGPLPEELALLQNLTDMRISDNNFTGRIPDFIGNWTSIMKLQLHGSGLDGPIPSSISALTSLTDLRISDLGGKPSPFPPLNNLDSIKTLILRKCNLNGEIPKYIGKLKKLKTLDLSFNQLTGEIPSTFENMKKADFIYLTGNKLTGAIPSYFVNKNKNVDVSYNNFTDASTITGSKCSDVTSNWVESFSTGNKSRKESSCYLHHIPCRLPKRDHKYNLYINCGGGELKVDKGTTYEADQNSKGPSMFFSVNHWAYSSTGNFMDNDDDADDYIVQNTSRLSINASSLSFGLYRTARVSPSSLTYYGLCLGNGNYTVHLHFAEIIFTDDKTLYSLGERLFDIYLQDKLVIKNFNIQEAAGGSGKPVIKSFPVNVTDHNVKIGLRWAGKGTTGIPIRGVYGPMISAISVEPNFKPPVYHDKKEIILKAGIPVAAALLLLLIFGIFLKKRRDKNAIDKELRNLDLQTGSFTLRQIKAATDNFDATLKIGEGGFGSVYKGVLSEGKLIAVKQLSAKSRQGNREFVNEIGMISALQHPNLVKLYGCCVEGNQLILVYEYLENNCLSRALFGKDVNARLKLDWSTRKKICLGIAKGLTFLHEESRIKIVHRDIKASNVLLDKDLNAKISDFGLAKLNDDGNTHISTRIAGTVGYMAPEYAMRGYLTEKADVYSFGVVALEIVSGKSNTNFRPSEEFVYLLDWAYVLQEKGCLLELVDPTLASDYSEEEAMLMLNVALMCTNASPTLRPTMSQVVSLLEGKTAMQELLSDPSFSTVNPKLKALRNHFWQNELSRTLSFSTTSGPHTASVNSQLDAEEKTGLLD; translated from the exons ATGGGGAACAGATTGTCTGGTCCATTCCCCAAAGTCCTAACTCGCCTTACAACGCTCAGAAACTT GAGTCTCGAAGGAAATCTGTTTTCAGGACAAATCCCTCCTGAGATTAAAAGGATGATTCATTTGGAGAGACT TCATCTTCCTTCAAATGCTTTCACTGGCCCGTTGCCTGAAGAACTTGCACTGCTCCAGAACTTGACTGATAT GAGGATAAGTGACAATAACTTCACTGGCCGGATACCAGATTTTATCGGCAATTGGACAAGTATAATGAAACT GCAGTTGCATGGTTCAGGTTTGGATGGTCCGATACCTTCTAGTATTTCAGCCTTAACCAGCCTGACCGACCT GAGAATTAGCGATTTAGGAGGCAAACCGTCTCCTTTCCCTCCATTGAATAACTTGGACTCTATCAAGACACT GATACTGAGAAAATGCAATTTAAATGGTGAAATTCCAAAGTATATTGGGAAGCTGAAGAAGCTTAAAACACT TGACCTCAGCTTCAACCAGCTAACTGGTGAGATTCCTTCAACGTTTGAAAATATGAAGAAAGCCGATTTCAT TTATTTGACAGGAAACAAGCTGACAGGAGCTATTCCAAGCTACTTcgttaataaaaacaaaaacgt TGACGTTTCTTACAACAACTTCACCGATGCAAGTACAATTACCGGGAGTAAATGCAGCGATGTTACCTC TAATTGGGTGGAAAGCTTCTCCACGGGGAATAAATC ACGCAAGGAATCATCATGTTACCTTCATCACATCCCTTGTCGACTTCCTAAGAGAGATC ataaGTATAATTTGTACATAAACTGTGGAGGAGGAGAACTTAAAGTGGATAAAGGAACAACATATGAAGCTGACCAAAACTCCAAAGGTCCTTCTATGTTCTTCAGTGTCAATCACTGGGCGTATAGCAGCACTGGGAACTTCATGGacaatgatgatgatgctgatgATTACATTGTACAGAACACATCCAGATTATCAATTAATGCTTCCTCTCTCAGCTTTGGACTTTACCGGACAGCTAGAGTCTCTCCGTCATCGCTAACTTACTATGGACTCTGCCTTGGAAATGGTAACTACACTGTACACCTCCACTTCGCTGAGATCATCTTTACCGATGACAAGACTCTTTACAGCCTCGGCGAACGTTTGTTTGATATTTATCTTCAG GATAAGTTGGTCATTAAGAACTTCAACATTCAAGAAGCAGCTGGTGGATCCGGTAAGCCAGTCATAAAATCCTTTCCGGTAAATGTAACGGACCACAATGTGAAGATTGGCTTGCGGTGGGCTGGGAAAGGGACAACAGGCATTCCAATTAGAGGAGTTTATGGTCCTATGATATCAGCTATATCAGTGGAACCAA ATTTCAAACCTCCGGTGTATCATGACAAAAAAGAGATCATACTAAAAGCTGGGATACCTGTTGCAGCAGCACTTCTTTTATTGCTCATATTTGGTATATTCTTAAAGAAAAGACGTGACAAAAATGCTATTGACAAAG AGCTAAGGAATTTAGATCTTCAAACCGGAAGTTTCACTCTGCGACAGATAAAAGCAGCCACTGATAATTTCGATGCAACATTGAAGATTGGTGAAGGTGGATTTGGCTCTGTTTACAAG GGTGTATTGTCAGAAGGAAAACTGATTGCAGTCAAGCAATTGTCTGCAAAATCAAGGCAGGGAAACCGCGAGTTTGTAAATGAGATAGGAATGATCTCAGCTCTACAACATCCAAATCTCGTGAAGCTATACGGTTGTTGTGTTGAAGGAAACCAATTGATATTGGTGTATGAGTATTTGGAGAACAACTGTCTATCTCGTGCTCTCTTTG GAAAGGATGTGAATGCTAGGCTGAAACTAGACTGGTCAACGAGGAAGAAGATTTGTTTGGGGATAGCTAAAGGACTTACATTTCTCCACGAAGAGTCTAGGATAAAGATTGTACACAGAGATATAAAGGCGAGCAACGTGTTACTCGATAAGGACCTCAACGCCAAGATCTCCGACTTTGGTTTGGCGAAGCTGAACGATGATGGAAACACTCACATCAGCACTCGTATTGCAGGAACTGT AGGTTATATGGCTCCAGAATATGCCATGCGTGGTTACTTGACTGAGAAAGCAGATGTTTATAGCTTTGGCGTCGTTGCACTCGAGATCGTAAGTGGGAAGAGTAACACAAACTTTAGGCCAAGCGAGGAGTTCGTTTACCTTCTTGATTGG GCTTACGTTTTGCAAGAGAAGGGATGTTTACTAGAGCTGGTTGATCCGACGTTAGCCTCTGATtactcagaagaagaagccatgcTGATGTTGAACGTGGCTTTGATGTGCACCAACGCGTCGCCGACGCTGAGACCTACGATGTCTCAAGTGGTGAGTCTGTTAGAGGGAAAGACAGCGATGCAAGAGTTGCTGTCGGATCCTAGCTTCTCAACGGTTAACCCGAAGCTTAAAGCATTGAGGAACCATTTTTGGCAGAACGAGCTTAGCCGAACGCTTAGCTTCTCTACTACAAGCGGGCCTCATACTGCCTCCGTCAATTCACAACTTGATGCTGAGGAGAAGACTGGActtttggattaa